The following proteins are encoded in a genomic region of Streptococcus gwangjuense:
- a CDS encoding CPBP family intramembrane glutamic endopeptidase produces the protein MKKYQLVFKISAVFSYLFFVFGLSQLTLIVQNYWQFSSQIGNFVWIQNLLSLLFSGVMIWILFKTGHGYLFRIPRKKWLWYSILTVLVVVLYISFNVQAAKHVQSTAEGWAVLIGYSGTNFAELGIYITLFFLTPLMEELIYRGLLQHAFFKHSRFGLDLLLPSILFALPHFSSLPSLLDIFVFATFGIIFAGLTRYTRSIYPSYAVHVINNIVATLPFLLTFLQRVFG, from the coding sequence ATGAAGAAGTATCAGCTTGTCTTCAAAATAAGCGCAGTCTTCTCTTACTTATTTTTCGTATTTGGTCTTTCTCAGTTGACGCTTATTGTCCAAAATTATTGGCAATTTTCTTCCCAGATTGGCAATTTCGTCTGGATTCAAAATCTCTTGAGTTTGCTATTTAGTGGAGTCATGATTTGGATTCTGTTTAAGACAGGGCACGGCTATCTTTTTCGCATTCCGAGAAAAAAATGGCTTTGGTATTCGATTTTGACAGTACTAGTGGTAGTGCTCTATATCTCTTTTAACGTTCAGGCAGCTAAACATGTTCAGTCAACTGCTGAAGGTTGGGCCGTATTGATCGGTTATAGTGGGACCAACTTTGCTGAGCTAGGTATCTATATAACCCTGTTCTTTCTGACTCCACTTATGGAAGAGCTGATCTATAGAGGATTACTGCAACACGCCTTTTTTAAGCATTCGAGATTTGGCCTTGATTTGCTCCTTCCTTCCATTTTATTTGCTCTTCCTCATTTTTCAAGCCTGCCTAGTCTGTTAGATATCTTCGTCTTTGCAACATTTGGCATCATCTTTGCTGGTTTGACTCGCTATACCAGGAGCATTTATCCTTCCTATGCGGTGCATGTGATTAATAATATTGTAGCGACCCTACCATTTTTGCTGACTTTTTTACAGAGGGTGTTTGGGTAA
- a CDS encoding beta-N-acetylhexosaminidase: MVIFTGISSKQHQAIELLQKHISLPDVEVAVAQSDQASISIKGEGGHYQLTYRKPHQLYRALSLLATALVEGDKVEIEEQAAYEELAYMADCSRNAVLNVASAKQMIEVLALMGYSTFELYMEDTYQIEGHPYFGYFRGAYSAEELQEIEAYAQQFDMTFVPCIQTLAHLSAFVKWGVKEVQQLRDVEDILLIGEEKVYDLIDGMFATLSKLQTRKVNIGMDEAHLVGLGRYLILNGVVDRSLLMCQHLERVLDIADKYGFHCQMWSDMFFKLMSADGQYDRDVEIPEETRVYLDHLKDRVTLVYWDYYQDSEEKYNRNFRNHHNISHDLAFAGGAWKWIGFTPNNHFSRLIALEANKACRANDIKEVIVTGWGDNGGETAQFAVLPSLQIWAELSYRNDLDRLSAHFQTNTGLSVEEFMQIDLANLLPDLPGNLSGINPNRYVFYQDILCPILDRHMTPEQDKPHFAQAAETLANIKEKAGNYAYLFETQAQLNQILSSKVDVGRRIRQAYQEGDKESLQEIARQELPELRSQIEDFHALFSNQWLKENKVFGLDTVDIRMGGLLQRIKRAESRIEAYLAGQIDRIDELEVEILPFTDFYADKDFAATTANQWHTIATASTIYTT, translated from the coding sequence ATGGTAATTTTTACAGGAATTAGCAGTAAACAACATCAAGCTATAGAGTTGCTTCAAAAGCACATTTCTCTACCAGATGTAGAAGTAGCTGTCGCTCAGTCTGACCAAGCCTCTATCTCTATCAAGGGTGAGGGTGGCCACTATCAACTAACTTACCGCAAACCTCACCAACTTTATCGTGCCTTGTCCTTGTTGGCAACAGCTCTAGTAGAAGGTGATAAGGTAGAGATTGAAGAACAAGCTGCTTACGAAGAGTTGGCCTACATGGCAGACTGTTCGCGAAATGCAGTACTAAATGTGGCTTCTGCCAAACAGATGATTGAAGTCTTGGCTCTCATGGGCTACTCAACCTTTGAGCTTTACATGGAAGACACCTACCAGATTGAAGGGCATCCTTACTTTGGCTATTTCCGTGGAGCCTACTCAGCTGAGGAATTGCAGGAAATCGAAGCCTATGCCCAGCAGTTTGATATGACCTTTGTGCCATGTATCCAGACTTTGGCCCACTTGTCAGCCTTTGTTAAATGGGGTGTCAAAGAAGTCCAGCAACTCCGTGATGTGGAGGATATTCTTCTCATTGGCGAAGAAAAAGTTTATGACCTGATTGATGGTATGTTTGCCACTCTGTCTAAACTGCAAACTCGTAAGGTCAATATCGGGATGGACGAAGCCCACTTGGTTGGTTTGGGACGCTACTTGATTCTGAACGGTGTTGTGGATCGTAGTCTCCTCATGTGCCAACACTTGGAGCGCGTGCTGGATATTGCTGACAAATATGGTTTCCACTGCCAGATGTGGAGCGATATGTTCTTTAAACTCATGTCAGCAGATGGTCAGTACGACCGTGATGTGGAAATTCCAGAAGAAACTCGTGTCTACCTAGACCATCTCAAAGACCGAGTGACCTTGGTTTACTGGGACTATTATCAGGATAGCGAGGAAAAATACAATCGCAACTTCCGCAACCATCACAATATTAGCCATGACCTTGCCTTTGCAGGGGGAGCTTGGAAGTGGATTGGTTTCACACCCAATAACCATTTCAGCCGTCTTATCGCTCTTGAAGCGAACAAGGCCTGTCGTGCCAATGATATCAAAGAAGTCATCGTGACGGGTTGGGGGGACAATGGTGGTGAAACTGCCCAATTCGCTGTCCTACCAAGCTTGCAAATCTGGGCAGAACTCAGCTACCGCAATGACCTAGACCGTTTGTCTGCTCATTTTCAGACCAATACAGGCCTATCAGTTGAGGAATTTATGCAGATTGACCTTGCTAACCTCTTACCAGATCTACCAGGCAATCTCAGCGGGATCAATCCCAACCGCTATGTCTTTTATCAGGATATTCTCTGTCCGATCCTTGATCGACACATGACACCTGAACAGGACAAACCGCACTTCGCTCAGGCTGCTGAGACGCTTGCTAACATTAAAGAAAAAGCTGGCAACTATGCCTACCTCTTTGAAACTCAGGCCCAGTTGAATCAGATTTTAAGTAGCAAAGTCGATGTGGGACGGCGCATTCGTCAGGCTTACCAAGAAGGTGATAAAGAAAGCCTGCAAGAAATCGCCAGACAAGAATTACCAGAACTCAGAAGCCAAATTGAAGACTTCCATGCTCTCTTTAGCAACCAATGGCTGAAAGAAAACAAGGTCTTTGGCTTGGACACAGTTGATATCCGTATGGGCGGACTCTTGCAACGCATCAAGCGAGCAGAAAGCCGCATCGAGGCTTATCTAGCTGGTCAGATTGACCGCATCGATGAGTTAGAAGTGGAAATCTTACCATTTACAGACTTCTACGCAGACAAGGACTTCGCAGCCACAACAGCCAACCAGTGGCATACCATTGCGACAGCTTCAACCATTTATACAACCTAA
- a CDS encoding ABC transporter permease: MNKFSKTLRDNWIFLLMVLPGALWLILFFYIPVFGNVVAFKDYHMTSNGFIDSIVNSKWVGLDNFRFLFSSKDAFIITRNTVLYNLGFIFIGLIVSVGIAIILSELRSKRMVKIFQTSMLFPYFLSWVIISFFTDAFLNIDKGVFNHFLESIGMKEINFYADLGIWPYLLLFLGIWKGFGYSSVMYYATIMGIDPTYYEAATVDGASKWQRIRNVTIPQLTPLVTVLTILAVGNIFRADFGLFYQIPHNAGQLYNVTNVLDVYVYNGLTQTADIGMASAAGLYQSVVGLILVVLSNLLARRVDPNSALF; encoded by the coding sequence ATGAATAAGTTTTCAAAAACCTTGAGAGACAACTGGATCTTTCTCTTGATGGTTTTGCCAGGGGCACTCTGGTTGATTCTATTCTTCTACATTCCAGTATTTGGGAACGTGGTTGCCTTTAAAGACTACCACATGACCAGTAATGGATTTATAGATAGTATCGTGAATAGTAAATGGGTCGGACTCGATAATTTCAGATTCTTGTTTAGTTCAAAAGACGCCTTTATCATCACTCGAAATACTGTCCTCTACAATCTAGGCTTTATCTTTATCGGTTTGATTGTATCAGTAGGGATTGCTATCATCTTAAGTGAACTCCGTTCTAAGAGAATGGTTAAGATCTTCCAAACTTCCATGTTGTTCCCTTACTTCTTGTCTTGGGTTATCATCAGTTTCTTTACAGATGCTTTCCTAAACATTGATAAAGGTGTGTTCAACCATTTCCTAGAATCTATTGGGATGAAGGAAATCAATTTCTACGCTGACTTGGGTATTTGGCCTTATCTCCTACTTTTCCTTGGTATTTGGAAAGGCTTTGGATATAGCAGTGTCATGTACTATGCGACAATCATGGGAATTGATCCAACCTACTACGAAGCAGCAACCGTGGACGGGGCCAGCAAATGGCAACGAATTCGCAATGTAACCATTCCGCAGTTGACACCATTGGTAACCGTATTGACCATTCTTGCAGTCGGAAACATCTTCCGTGCAGACTTTGGTCTCTTCTACCAAATCCCCCACAATGCTGGTCAGCTTTATAACGTAACCAACGTCTTGGACGTATATGTTTATAATGGTTTGACTCAGACAGCGGATATCGGGATGGCTTCAGCGGCAGGTCTCTATCAATCAGTAGTCGGCTTGATTCTGGTTGTCCTATCAAACTTACTTGCAAGACGAGTTGATCCAAACTCAGCCTTGTTCTAG
- a CDS encoding alpha-mannosidase — protein sequence MENVVVHIISHSHWDREWYLPFESHRMQLVELFDNLFDLFENDPEFKSFHLDGQTIVLDDYLEIRPENRDKVQQYIDEGKLKIGPFYILQDDYLISSEANVRNTLIGQQEAAKWGKSTQIGYFPDTFGNMGQAPQILQKSGIHVAAFGRGVKPIGFDNQVLEDEQFTSQFSEMYWQGADGSRVLGILFANWYSNGNEIPVDKDEALTFWKQKLADVRDYASTNQWLMMNGCDHQPVQKNLSEAIRVANELFPDVTFVHSSFDEYVQAVESALPEQLSTVTGELTSQETDGWYTLANTSSSRIYLKQAFQENSNLLEQVVEPLTIITGSHNHKDQLTYAWKTLLQNAPHDSICGCSVDEVHREMETRFAKVNQVGNFVKSNLLNEWKGKIATAKAQSDYLFTVINTGLHDKVDTVSTVIDVATCDFKELHPTEGYKKMAALTLPSYRVEDLDGRPVEAKIEDLGANFEYDLPKDKFRQARIARQVRVTIPVHLAPLSWTTFQLLEGEQEHRDGIYQNGVIDTPFVTVSVDDNITVYDKTTHEAYEDFIRFEDRGDIGNEYIYFQPKGTEPIYAELKGYEVLENTARYAKILLKHELTVPVSADEKLEEEQKGIIEFMKREAGRSEELTSIPLETEMTIFVDNPQIRFKTRFTNTAKDHRIRLLVKTHNTRPSNDSESIYEVVTRPNKPAASWENPENPQHQQAFVSLYDDEKGVTVSNKGLNEYEILGDDTIAVTILRASGELGDWGYFPTPEAQCLREFEVEFALECHQAQERFSAYRRAKALQTPFTSLQLARQEGSVAATGSLLSHSVLSIPQICPTAFKVAENEEGYVLRYYNMCSENVRVPESQHLFLDLLERPYPVHRGLISPQEIRTEFIKKEEI from the coding sequence ATGGAAAATGTTGTCGTACATATTATCTCACATAGTCACTGGGATCGTGAGTGGTACTTGCCTTTTGAAAGCCACCGTATGCAGTTGGTGGAATTATTTGACAATCTCTTTGATCTCTTTGAAAATGACCCTGAGTTCAAGAGCTTCCACTTGGATGGACAAACCATTGTCCTTGATGACTACTTGGAGATTCGTCCTGAAAATCGCGACAAAGTTCAACAGTACATCGACGAAGGAAAATTGAAAATTGGTCCCTTTTATATCTTGCAGGATGATTACTTGATTTCAAGTGAAGCCAATGTCCGCAATACTTTGATTGGTCAGCAGGAAGCTGCAAAATGGGGCAAATCTACTCAGATTGGTTACTTCCCAGATACCTTTGGAAATATGGGACAAGCGCCTCAAATTCTTCAAAAATCAGGCATTCACGTGGCGGCCTTTGGTCGTGGTGTGAAGCCGATTGGATTTGACAACCAAGTCCTCGAAGATGAGCAGTTCACTTCCCAATTTTCAGAAATGTATTGGCAGGGTGCGGATGGTAGCCGTGTTCTCGGGATTCTCTTTGCCAACTGGTACAGTAACGGGAATGAAATTCCAGTGGATAAAGACGAGGCTTTGACCTTCTGGAAACAAAAACTGGCAGACGTGCGTGACTACGCTTCTACCAACCAATGGTTGATGATGAACGGTTGTGACCACCAGCCTGTCCAGAAAAATCTGAGCGAAGCCATTCGTGTGGCAAATGAACTCTTCCCAGATGTAACCTTTGTGCATAGTTCTTTTGATGAATATGTTCAAGCCGTGGAAAGTGCCCTACCAGAGCAATTGTCAACGGTTACAGGCGAGTTGACCAGTCAGGAAACAGATGGCTGGTACACGCTTGCTAACACTTCTTCATCTCGTATTTATCTCAAACAAGCCTTCCAAGAAAATAGCAACCTCCTAGAGCAAGTTGTAGAACCTTTGACGATTATTACTGGGAGTCATAACCACAAGGACCAGTTGACCTATGCTTGGAAAACTCTTTTGCAGAACGCGCCTCATGATAGTATCTGTGGCTGTAGCGTGGACGAAGTTCACCGTGAGATGGAGACACGTTTTGCCAAGGTCAACCAAGTCGGAAACTTTGTGAAGAGCAATCTTCTTAACGAGTGGAAGGGAAAAATCGCTACGGCTAAGGCTCAAAGTGACTATCTCTTTACGGTTATTAACACAGGCTTGCATGATAAGGTTGATACTGTCAGTACAGTGATTGATGTTGCGACTTGTGATTTCAAGGAATTGCACCCAACAGAAGGCTACAAGAAGATGGCCGCTCTTACCTTGCCAAGCTACCGTGTAGAGGACTTGGATGGGCGTCCTGTAGAGGCTAAAATCGAAGACCTCGGAGCTAATTTTGAGTACGATTTACCAAAAGATAAGTTCCGCCAAGCTCGTATTGCTCGACAAGTGCGCGTGACAATTCCAGTTCACCTAGCGCCTCTTTCTTGGACAACCTTCCAATTGCTGGAAGGAGAACAAGAACACCGCGACGGTATTTACCAAAACGGAGTGATTGATACGCCATTTGTAACGGTGAGTGTGGATGACAACATCACAGTCTATGACAAGACAACTCACGAAGCCTATGAAGATTTTATCCGCTTCGAAGACCGTGGGGATATCGGAAATGAGTATATCTATTTCCAGCCAAAAGGAACAGAGCCAATCTATGCAGAGCTTAAGGGCTACGAGGTCTTAGAAAACACAGCTCGCTACGCTAAGATTTTGCTCAAACATGAATTGACCGTGCCTGTCAGTGCGGATGAAAAGCTAGAAGAAGAGCAAAAAGGCATCATCGAGTTTATGAAGCGTGAAGCTGGACGTTCAGAAGAATTGACAAGCATTCCTCTTGAAACTGAGATGACTATCTTCGTTGATAATCCACAAATCCGCTTTAAAACTCGCTTTACCAACACTGCCAAAGACCACCGTATCCGTCTCTTGGTCAAGACTCACAACACGCGTCCAAGCAATGATTCTGAAAGCATTTATGAGGTGGTGACACGACCAAACAAACCAGCTGCTTCATGGGAAAATCCTGAAAATCCTCAACACCAACAAGCCTTTGTTAGTCTGTATGACGATGAAAAAGGTGTGACTGTATCCAACAAGGGATTGAATGAATACGAAATCCTTGGAGACGACACCATTGCAGTGACTATTTTGCGTGCATCAGGTGAGCTAGGTGACTGGGGTTACTTCCCAACACCAGAAGCACAATGCTTGCGTGAGTTTGAAGTCGAGTTTGCACTTGAATGCCACCAAGCCCAAGAACGCTTCTCAGCTTATCGTCGAGCTAAAGCCTTGCAGACACCGTTTACCAGCCTTCAGCTTGCTAGACAGGAAGGAAGCGTGGCTGCGACTGGTAGCCTCTTGAGCCATTCTGTTCTCAGCATACCGCAAATCTGTCCAACAGCCTTTAAGGTAGCTGAAAATGAAGAAGGCTATGTTCTTCGCTACTACAATATGTGTAGTGAAAATGTGCGTGTACCGGAAAGTCAACATCTCTTCCTGGACCTACTGGAACGACCATACCCAGTTCATAGAGGCCTCATTTCACCACAAGAGATTCGTACAGAATTCATCAAAAAAGAAGAAATTTAA
- a CDS encoding glycoside hydrolase family 125 protein, translating into MIYSKEIVREWLDEVAERAKDHPEWVDVFERCYTDTLDNTVEILEDGSTFVLTGDIPAMWLRDSTAQLRPYLHVAKRDALLRQTIAGLVKRQMTLVLKDPYANSFNIEENWKGHHETDHTDLNGWIWERKYEVDSLCYPLQLAYILWKETGETSQFDDTFVAATKEILHLWTVEQDHNNSPYRFVRDTDRKEDTLVNDGFGPDFAVTGMTWSAFRPSDDCCQYSYLIPSNMFAVVVLGYVQEIFAALDLADSQSVITDAKRLQDEIQEGIENYAYTSNSKGEKIYAFEVDGLGNASIMDDPNVPSLLAAPYLGYCSVDDEVYQATRRTILSPENPYFYQGEYASGLGSSHTFYRYIWPIALSIQGLTTRDKAEKKFLLDQLVACDGGTGVMHESFHVDDPTLYSREWFSWANMMFCELVLDYLDIR; encoded by the coding sequence ATGATTTATTCAAAAGAAATTGTTAGAGAATGGCTAGATGAAGTGGCAGAGCGGGCTAAGGACCATCCAGAGTGGGTGGATGTCTTTGAACGTTGCTACACTGACACTTTGGACAATACGGTTGAAATTCTCGAAGACGGTTCAACTTTTGTCTTGACTGGGGATATTCCTGCTATGTGGCTTCGGGATTCGACAGCCCAACTCAGACCTTACCTGCATGTGGCTAAAAGGGATGCCCTCTTGCGTCAGACCATTGCAGGTTTGGTCAAACGTCAGATGACCTTGGTGCTCAAGGATCCTTATGCCAATTCCTTCAACATTGAGGAAAACTGGAAGGGTCACCACGAGACAGACCATACCGACCTTAATGGCTGGATTTGGGAACGCAAGTATGAGGTGGACTCGCTTTGCTATCCTTTGCAGTTGGCTTATATCCTCTGGAAAGAGACTGGTGAGACTAGCCAGTTTGATGATACTTTTGTCGCAGCGACTAAGGAGATTCTCCATCTTTGGACGGTTGAACAAGACCATAACAACTCTCCTTATCGTTTTGTTCGAGATACGGATCGTAAGGAAGACACCTTGGTAAATGATGGCTTTGGACCTGATTTTGCAGTGACAGGTATGACTTGGTCAGCTTTTCGTCCGAGCGATGACTGCTGTCAGTATAGTTACTTGATTCCGTCAAATATGTTTGCCGTAGTAGTCTTGGGTTATGTGCAAGAAATCTTTGCAGCATTAGACCTGGCTGATAGCCAGAGTGTTATCACAGACGCTAAACGTCTTCAGGATGAGATCCAAGAAGGCATCGAAAACTACGCCTACACAAGCAACAGCAAGGGCGAAAAGATTTATGCCTTTGAAGTGGATGGTCTAGGAAATGCCAGCATCATGGATGATCCAAACGTACCAAGTTTGTTGGCTGCACCTTATCTGGGTTACTGTTCGGTCGATGATGAAGTGTATCAAGCCACTCGCCGTACCATTCTGAGCCCTGAAAATCCATACTTTTACCAAGGAGAATACGCTAGCGGTCTCGGAAGTTCTCATACCTTCTATCGCTATATCTGGCCCATTGCCCTGTCTATCCAAGGCTTGACAACAAGAGATAAGGCAGAGAAGAAATTCTTGCTGGATCAGCTGGTTGCTTGCGATGGTGGTACAGGTGTGATGCACGAAAGCTTCCACGTGGATGACCCAACTCTTTATTCTCGTGAATGGTTCTCTTGGGCTAACATGATGTTCTGTGAGTTGGTCTTGGATTACTTGGATATCCGCTAA
- a CDS encoding carbohydrate ABC transporter permease has translation MAEKKIKKEKIDNVGIHSFSKKADIFFSTISGLIALSCILPFVFVIVISVTDEKSILQNGYSFFPSQFGLDGFEFLAQFKDKILQALFISVFVTVVGTLTNVFITTTYAYAISRTTFKYRRFFTIFALLSMLFNAGLVPGYIVVTRLLQLGDTVWALIVPMLLSPFNIILMRSFFKKTIPEAILESARIDGASEARIFFQICLPLSLPGIATITLLTALGFWNDWFNALLYIKSDNLYPLQYLLMQIQQNMDYIAKAVGLSGQLGVALPKETGRMAMVVVATLPIAILYPFFQRYFVKGLTIGGVKE, from the coding sequence ATGGCAGAAAAGAAAATTAAAAAAGAGAAAATTGATAATGTCGGCATTCACTCCTTCAGTAAGAAAGCAGATATCTTCTTTAGTACTATTTCTGGTTTGATCGCCCTCTCTTGTATCCTACCCTTCGTATTCGTTATTGTTATTTCAGTGACAGATGAAAAGAGTATTCTCCAAAATGGATATAGCTTCTTCCCATCCCAATTTGGATTAGACGGTTTTGAATTTTTGGCACAGTTTAAGGATAAAATCCTCCAAGCCCTCTTCATCTCAGTCTTTGTAACCGTAGTTGGGACATTGACAAATGTCTTTATCACAACAACTTATGCCTACGCCATTTCACGGACAACCTTTAAGTATCGCAGATTCTTTACGATCTTTGCCCTTCTTAGTATGTTGTTCAACGCTGGTTTGGTACCAGGCTATATCGTGGTAACTCGTTTACTTCAACTTGGTGATACAGTTTGGGCCTTGATTGTTCCAATGCTTCTCTCACCATTTAACATCATCTTGATGCGTTCCTTCTTCAAGAAGACCATTCCAGAAGCTATTCTAGAATCCGCTCGTATCGATGGTGCTAGTGAGGCCCGGATTTTCTTCCAAATTTGTTTGCCATTGTCACTACCAGGTATCGCAACCATCACGCTCTTGACAGCTCTTGGTTTCTGGAATGACTGGTTTAACGCCCTTCTTTACATCAAGAGTGACAACTTGTATCCATTGCAATATTTGCTCATGCAAATCCAACAAAATATGGACTACATTGCAAAAGCAGTCGGTCTATCTGGTCAACTGGGAGTTGCTCTACCAAAAGAAACAGGTCGTATGGCCATGGTTGTGGTCGCAACCCTTCCAATCGCGATTTTGTATCCATTCTTCCAACGCTACTTTGTAAAAGGTTTGACTATCGGTGGTGTGAAAGAATAG
- a CDS encoding ROK family protein — MTIATIDIGGTGIKFASLTPDGKILNKTSIPTPENLEDLLAWLDQRLSEQDYSGIAMSVPGAVNQDTGVIDGFSAVPYIHGFSWYEALSSYQIPVHLENDANCVGLSELLAHPELENAACVVIGTGIGGAMIINGRLHRGRHGLGGEFGYMTTLAPAEKLNNWSQLASTGNMVRYVIEKSGQTDWDGRKIYQEAAAGNTLCQEAIERMNRNLAQGLLNIQYLIDPDVISLGGSISQNSDFIQGVKKAVDNFVETYEEYTVAPVIQACTYHADANLYGALVNWLQEENQW; from the coding sequence ATGACCATTGCAACGATTGATATCGGAGGGACTGGGATTAAGTTTGCCAGTCTGACTCCTGATGGGAAAATACTGAATAAGACAAGCATTCCAACGCCTGAAAACTTGGAGGACTTACTAGCTTGGCTAGATCAACGTTTGTCAGAACAGGATTATAGCGGGATTGCTATGAGCGTTCCAGGCGCTGTCAATCAAGATACAGGTGTGATTGATGGCTTCAGTGCGGTGCCCTACATCCACGGATTTTCTTGGTATGAGGCGCTTAGCTCTTATCAGATTCCTGTCCATCTAGAAAATGATGCCAACTGCGTTGGACTCAGTGAACTACTAGCTCATCCAGAGCTTGAAAATGCAGCCTGTGTTGTGATTGGGACAGGGATTGGCGGAGCCATGATTATCAATGGTAGACTTCATCGAGGTCGCCACGGCCTGGGTGGAGAATTTGGCTACATGACAACCCTTGCTCCTGCTGAAAAGCTCAACAACTGGTCGCAACTAGCGTCAACTGGAAATATGGTGCGATACGTGATTGAAAAATCTGGTCAGACTGACTGGGACGGTCGCAAGATTTACCAAGAGGCCGCAGCAGGAAATACCCTTTGCCAAGAAGCCATTGAGCGCATGAACCGTAATCTAGCGCAAGGCTTGCTCAATATCCAATATCTGATTGATCCAGATGTCATTAGCCTGGGAGGCTCTATCAGTCAAAATTCAGATTTTATTCAAGGTGTCAAGAAGGCTGTTGATAACTTTGTCGAGACCTACGAAGAATACACGGTCGCACCAGTTATCCAAGCTTGCACCTATCATGCAGATGCCAATCTCTACGGTGCCCTTGTCAACTGGCTACAGGAGGAAAATCAATGGTAA
- a CDS encoding ABC transporter substrate-binding protein, whose protein sequence is MKNWKKYAFASASVVALAAGLAACGNLSGNKKAADSASGDKTVIKMYQIGDKPDNLDELLENANKIIGEKVGAKLDIQYLGWGDYGKKMSVITSSGENYDIAFADNYVVNAQKGAYADLTELYKKEGKDLYKALDPAYIKGNTVNGKIYAVPVAANVASSQNFAFNGTLLAKYGIDISGVNSYETLEPVLKQIKEKAPDVVPFAVTKNFIPSDNFDYPVPNGLPFVIDLEGDTTKIVNRYEVPRFKEHLKTLHKFYEAGYIPKDVATSDTSFDLQQDTWFVREETVGPADYGNSLLSRVANKDIQIKPITNFIKKNQTTQVANFVISNNSKNKEKSMEVLNLLNTNPELLNGLVYGPEGKNWEKLPGKENRVKVLDGYKGNTHMGGWNTGNNWILYINENVTDQQIEDSKKQLAEAKESPALGFIFNTDNVKSEISAISNTMQQFDTAINTGTVDPDKAIPELMEKLKSEGAYDKVLNEMQKQYDEFLKNKKS, encoded by the coding sequence ATGAAAAACTGGAAAAAATATGCTTTTGCATCTGCTAGCGTAGTCGCTTTGGCTGCTGGTCTCGCTGCTTGTGGAAACCTTTCAGGTAACAAGAAAGCTGCTGACTCAGCTTCAGGTGATAAGACTGTTATCAAAATGTACCAAATCGGTGACAAACCAGATAACTTGGATGAATTGCTAGAAAATGCTAACAAAATCATCGGAGAAAAAGTTGGTGCCAAATTGGATATCCAATATCTTGGATGGGGTGACTACGGCAAGAAAATGTCAGTTATCACATCATCTGGTGAAAACTATGATATCGCCTTTGCAGATAACTACGTTGTAAATGCACAAAAAGGTGCTTATGCTGACTTGACAGAATTGTACAAAAAAGAAGGTAAAGACCTTTACAAAGCACTTGACCCAGCTTACATCAAGGGTAATACTGTAAACGGTAAAATTTACGCTGTTCCAGTTGCAGCCAACGTTGCGTCATCTCAAAACTTCGCCTTCAACGGAACTCTTCTTGCTAAATACGGTATCGACATTTCAGGTGTAAACTCATATGAAACACTTGAACCAGTCTTGAAACAAATCAAAGAAAAAGCTCCAGATGTAGTGCCATTTGCGGTTACTAAGAACTTCATCCCATCCGATAACTTTGACTACCCAGTTCCAAATGGACTTCCATTCGTTATCGACCTTGAAGGGGACACTACTAAGATTGTAAACCGTTACGAAGTGCCTCGCTTTAAAGAACACTTGAAGACTCTTCACAAATTCTATGAAGCTGGATACATTCCAAAAGACGTAGCAACAAGCGATACTTCATTTGACCTTCAACAAGATACTTGGTTCGTTCGTGAAGAAACAGTAGGACCAGCTGACTACGGTAACAGCTTGCTTTCACGTGTTGCTAACAAAGATATCCAAATCAAACCAATCACTAACTTCATCAAGAAAAACCAAACAACACAAGTTGCTAACTTTGTTATCTCAAACAACTCTAAGAACAAAGAAAAATCAATGGAAGTGTTGAACCTCTTGAACACTAACCCAGAACTCTTGAATGGTCTTGTATACGGTCCAGAAGGCAAGAACTGGGAAAAACTTCCAGGTAAAGAAAACCGTGTTAAAGTCCTTGATGGCTACAAAGGAAACACTCACATGGGTGGATGGAACACTGGTAACAACTGGATTCTTTACATCAACGAAAACGTTACAGACCAACAAATCGAAGATTCTAAGAAACAATTGGCTGAAGCTAAAGAATCTCCAGCACTTGGATTCATCTTTAACACTGACAATGTGAAATCTGAAATCTCAGCTATCTCTAACACAATGCAACAATTCGATACAGCTATCAACACTGGTACTGTAGATCCAGATAAAGCTATTCCAGAATTGATGGAAAAATTGAAATCTGAAGGTGCTTACGATAAAGTATTGAACGAAATGCAAAAACAATACGATGAATTCTTGAAAAACAAAAAATCATAA